From a region of the Paenibacillus segetis genome:
- a CDS encoding S1C family serine protease, whose translation MDDNKNKPDPTWGMNGDNNNKPQETPESDSSYYYSYGPYQSYGKDREESREEYPSNERRQPEEVEVTRPQPVKPIPSSYDIRPSSDGLRGSNGGGGTPPGKGNGNWQYNKPPKKISFKSVIAGGLAGMLILLGGMVYADTQNLFTGNKSAAIPVSTSGAKSNESNSTASTASFAMTNPGDVTAVVNKAGAAVVKIETLVKSSKQSRNNAYNSDPFYRYFFGDDSSGNGDSNQNGGSSSGNSDQLVPTGIGSGFIFEKDGYILTNEHVVHDADVVQVTLQDTEKPYEAKVLGTSYELDLAVLKIEGDNFPSIPMGDSDNTVVGEWLVAIGNPQGFDHTVTAGVLSAKERGGITIAGENGEADRQYEHLLQTDASINPGNSGGPLLNLKGEVVGINVAVSSDSQGIGFAIPTSTISEVLDKLKNNEKIPKAPAPFIGATLMTMTSEVAKQMGTDIQEGSVVSNIIYKSPAYNADLRPYDIITGADGKKYATKEDLIAYIQKQTVGTDVTFNVVRDGKTIDLKVTIGDKNDFSNLE comes from the coding sequence ATGGAGATAACAATAACAAGCCGCAGGAAACACCCGAGTCTGACTCTTCATACTATTATTCCTACGGACCTTACCAATCCTATGGTAAAGATCGTGAGGAATCACGTGAAGAATATCCTTCTAACGAGCGTCGTCAACCGGAAGAGGTTGAAGTGACTAGACCACAACCGGTTAAACCGATTCCGTCATCCTATGACATTCGTCCTTCTTCAGATGGACTTAGGGGATCGAACGGAGGCGGCGGAACACCGCCAGGAAAAGGAAATGGAAATTGGCAGTATAATAAGCCACCTAAGAAAATCTCCTTCAAGAGTGTCATCGCTGGAGGATTGGCGGGTATGTTGATTCTACTAGGTGGAATGGTATATGCCGACACTCAGAACTTATTTACTGGGAATAAGTCAGCAGCTATACCGGTATCGACTTCAGGAGCAAAGAGCAATGAATCCAACTCAACGGCTTCAACGGCTTCATTTGCTATGACAAATCCTGGCGATGTGACGGCCGTGGTGAACAAAGCGGGAGCTGCTGTTGTCAAAATTGAAACACTAGTTAAATCAAGTAAACAAAGTAGAAACAATGCTTACAACAGTGATCCGTTCTATCGTTATTTCTTCGGGGATGATTCCTCCGGTAACGGTGATAGCAACCAAAACGGTGGAAGTTCTTCTGGGAACTCCGATCAGTTAGTTCCTACGGGCATTGGATCCGGTTTTATCTTTGAGAAAGACGGATATATTCTAACGAATGAGCATGTGGTTCACGATGCTGACGTTGTTCAAGTAACGTTACAAGATACGGAGAAACCTTATGAAGCTAAGGTGCTTGGTACTAGTTATGAACTTGACTTAGCTGTGCTTAAGATAGAAGGCGATAATTTCCCTTCCATCCCAATGGGCGATTCTGATAACACGGTTGTAGGTGAATGGTTGGTGGCTATTGGTAATCCACAAGGATTTGACCATACTGTAACTGCAGGTGTGCTTAGCGCCAAGGAACGTGGAGGCATTACGATCGCTGGTGAGAATGGAGAAGCCGATCGGCAGTATGAGCATTTGCTCCAAACGGATGCTTCCATTAACCCAGGTAACTCGGGTGGTCCACTTCTTAACTTGAAAGGTGAAGTTGTCGGTATCAATGTAGCCGTAAGCTCTGACTCTCAAGGTATTGGTTTTGCTATTCCAACCTCTACAATTTCTGAAGTACTAGATAAACTAAAAAATAATGAAAAAATTCCGAAAGCACCAGCACCTTTCATCGGTGCAACTTTAATGACGATGACAAGTGAAGTTGCCAAACAAATGGGTACGGATATTCAAGAAGGTTCAGTAGTTTCGAATATTATTTACAAATCGCCTGCTTATAATGCCGATCTTCGTCCTTACGATATTATCACAGGGGCAGATGGTAAAAAGTATGCGACAAAAGAAGATTTGATTGCGTATATCCAGAAACAAACGGTTGGCACAGATGTAACTTTTAATGTGGTACGTGATGGTAAAACGATCGACCTAAAAGTGACCATTGGTGACAAGAACGATTTTTCCAATTTGGAATAA